Proteins encoded together in one Juglans regia cultivar Chandler chromosome 9, Walnut 2.0, whole genome shotgun sequence window:
- the LOC108993988 gene encoding small ubiquitin-related modifier 1-like has product MSGVTNQEEDKKPTDQSAHINLKVKGQDGNEVFFRIKRSTQLKKLMNAYCDRQSVEFNSIAFLFDGRRLRAEQTPDELEMEDGDEIDAMLHQTGGAVASRVCQVVSLVGEKYK; this is encoded by the exons ATGTCGGGTGTCACGAACCAGGAGGAGGACAAGAAGCCCACCGATCAGTCGGCGCACATCAATCTCAAAGTCAAGGGACAG gatggGAATGAAGTATTTTTCAGGATTAAGAGGAGCACTCAACTGAAGAAACTTATGAATGCTTATTGTGATCGCCAGTCGGTGGAGTTCAACTCAATTGCATTCTTATTTGATGGCCGTCGTCTCCGAGCAGAACAAACTCCAGACGag cTGGAAATGGAGGATGGAGATGAGATAGATGCCATGCTCCACCAAACAGGAGGCGCTGTTGCCTCAAGGGTTTGTCAGGTCGTTTCTCTAGTAGGAgagaaatataaatag